One Campylobacter concisus DNA window includes the following coding sequences:
- a CDS encoding oxidoreductase: MIMLKDKVVVVTGGAGLIGKEFIKAIVENNGIAIIADINEKIGQEAKEALSKELNSKNIDFVKLDITSKDSLEACIKYLHDKYKRIDALVNNAYPRNKNYGRHFFDVEYSDFIENLGLNLGGYFAVSQHFARYFKEQGYGNIVNICSIYGVVAPKFEIYKNTTMTMPVEYAAIKSGLIHLTKYMAKYFKGMNIKVNALSPGGIFDNQPEPFLEKYKDQCLNKGMLNNSDLKGTLVYLLSDMSRYVNGQNIVVDDGFSL, from the coding sequence ATGATAATGCTTAAAGACAAGGTTGTAGTTGTAACTGGTGGAGCTGGACTTATTGGTAAAGAATTTATAAAAGCTATTGTTGAAAACAACGGCATAGCTATTATCGCGGATATAAATGAAAAAATAGGACAAGAGGCAAAAGAGGCGCTATCTAAAGAGCTAAATTCAAAAAATATAGACTTTGTAAAACTTGACATCACGTCTAAAGACTCTTTGGAAGCTTGTATAAAATATTTGCATGATAAGTATAAAAGGATAGATGCATTAGTAAATAATGCGTACCCTCGAAACAAGAACTATGGAAGGCACTTTTTTGATGTTGAGTATAGTGACTTTATAGAAAATTTGGGACTAAATTTGGGTGGTTATTTTGCCGTATCTCAGCATTTTGCAAGATACTTTAAAGAGCAAGGATATGGAAATATCGTAAATATATGCTCGATCTATGGCGTGGTTGCTCCAAAATTTGAAATATATAAGAACACAACAATGACTATGCCGGTTGAATATGCTGCCATAAAATCAGGGCTTATACACCTTACTAAATATATGGCAAAGTATTTTAAAGGGATGAACATCAAGGTAAATGCGCTAAGTCCTGGCGGTATATTTGATAACCAGCCAGAGCCTTTTTTGGAGAAATATAAAGATCAGTGCCTAAACAAGGGTATGTTAAACAATAGTGACTTAAAAGGCACCTTGGTTTATCTGCTGAGTGATATGAGTAGATATGTAAATGGGCAAAATATTGTAGTTGATGATGGGTTTAGTTTATGA
- a CDS encoding glutamate-1-semialdehyde 2,1-aminomutase codes for MTYQDRLLKAIPGGAHTYSRGFDQYPANAPQILKRGKGAYVYDENGREFLDYGMALRAVNLGYANEEINKAAIEQIEFGNNLTKPSMIELEAAELLIDMIDSVDMVKFTKNGSTATTAAIKLSRAYTGRELVARCAEHPFFSYDDWFIGSTQLTKGIPQKDTEGTKTFGYNNIESLERLFDEFPNQIACVILEPAATEHPKDNFLHKVRDLCHKNGAVFILDEMITGFRWHLKGAQYYYDIKPDLCTFGKAMANGFSVAAIAGKREIMQLGSIEFEGKERVFLLSTTHGAEMSGLGAFVAAMKFMKEHNVVEYIWNYGTRLISIINELAKKYEIERNFVAGGIECSPYYLTFDKNGQNSLGLRTLFSQEMIKNGVLIPWVALSYAHGENELTKTKNALEKTFEVYRKAVNEGYERYLVGSPIKPVFRKFN; via the coding sequence ATGACTTATCAAGATAGATTATTAAAAGCAATACCTGGCGGTGCGCATACTTATAGCAGAGGGTTTGATCAGTATCCAGCCAATGCTCCACAAATTTTAAAAAGAGGGAAAGGCGCATATGTATATGACGAAAATGGTAGAGAATTTTTGGACTATGGAATGGCGCTTAGGGCTGTAAATTTAGGCTACGCGAATGAAGAAATAAACAAAGCTGCGATCGAGCAAATAGAATTTGGAAACAATCTAACTAAGCCTAGTATGATTGAGCTAGAGGCCGCTGAATTATTAATAGATATGATAGATAGTGTTGATATGGTTAAATTTACTAAAAATGGCTCAACAGCAACAACAGCAGCTATCAAACTTAGTAGAGCATACACTGGAAGGGAGCTGGTTGCAAGATGCGCAGAGCACCCATTTTTTAGCTATGATGACTGGTTTATTGGCTCAACGCAACTTACCAAGGGCATACCGCAAAAGGACACTGAAGGCACAAAAACATTTGGCTACAACAACATTGAAAGCTTAGAGAGGCTTTTTGATGAATTTCCTAATCAAATAGCTTGTGTGATTTTAGAGCCAGCTGCGACAGAACACCCAAAAGATAACTTTTTACATAAAGTAAGAGACCTGTGTCATAAAAATGGAGCAGTATTTATACTTGACGAGATGATAACTGGCTTTAGATGGCATTTAAAAGGGGCTCAATATTATTATGATATTAAGCCTGATTTGTGCACTTTTGGAAAGGCAATGGCAAATGGATTTTCAGTTGCGGCTATAGCCGGAAAAAGAGAGATAATGCAGCTTGGCAGCATAGAATTTGAAGGAAAAGAGAGAGTCTTTTTGCTATCAACAACACATGGTGCAGAGATGAGTGGCTTAGGTGCTTTTGTTGCGGCTATGAAATTTATGAAAGAACATAATGTGGTTGAGTATATTTGGAACTATGGCACAAGACTAATCTCTATAATAAATGAGCTTGCAAAAAAATATGAAATTGAAAGAAATTTCGTAGCAGGCGGGATCGAGTGCAGCCCGTACTATTTGACCTTTGATAAAAATGGTCAAAATTCTTTAGGGCTAAGAACTCTTTTTTCTCAAGAAATGATCAAAAATGGTGTGCTTATTCCTTGGGTGGCACTTTCTTATGCTCACGGAGAAAATGAACTTACAAAGACTAAAAACGCACTAGAAAAAACTTTTGAAGTTTATAGAAAGGCAGTTAATGAGGGATATGAAAGATATTTAGTAGGTAGCCCTATCAAGCCAGTGTTTAGAAAATTTAATTAA
- a CDS encoding nucleotidyltransferase family protein, translating into MKNIKNIKLKQNATIKEALGIIDSGAMQIALVVDDNDKLLGTLTDGDIRRGILRGLDLDSSIETIVFKEPAVAKISSTKEEILKIALSKKLHQIPIVDDNGIVLDLKEIEELVEPKIKTNRVILMVGGLGTRLRPLTQDMPKPMLKVGNKPILQTIVDKFAEYGFVNITMCVNFNASIIRDYFGDGKEFGVNIDYVLEQKRMGTAGALSLLKERPSEPFFVMNGDLLTNVNFEHIFNYHTLHKATATMCVREYDYEVPYGVVKMNDNKITAIAEKPVQKFFVSAGIYMLSPEILDLIPQDEFYDMPVLFEKLIKLSKNVISFPIREYWLDIGRMEEYQRANEEYKEVF; encoded by the coding sequence ATGAAAAATATAAAAAACATAAAGCTAAAACAAAATGCTACTATAAAGGAAGCTTTGGGGATTATAGATAGCGGAGCTATGCAGATAGCTTTAGTTGTTGATGACAATGATAAGCTTCTTGGGACACTAACAGATGGCGATATAAGAAGGGGTATATTAAGAGGACTGGACCTTGATAGCTCTATAGAGACGATCGTTTTTAAAGAGCCGGCTGTTGCAAAAATTTCTAGTACAAAAGAGGAAATTTTAAAGATAGCGTTATCTAAAAAACTTCACCAGATACCAATAGTAGATGATAATGGAATAGTTTTAGACTTAAAAGAGATAGAAGAGCTTGTTGAGCCAAAGATTAAGACAAATAGAGTTATTTTGATGGTAGGAGGTCTTGGTACTAGACTTAGACCACTCACGCAAGATATGCCAAAGCCGATGTTAAAAGTCGGAAATAAACCAATCCTTCAAACGATAGTCGATAAATTTGCAGAGTATGGCTTTGTAAATATCACGATGTGTGTAAATTTTAATGCCAGTATCATTAGGGACTATTTTGGCGACGGAAAAGAATTTGGCGTAAATATAGATTACGTTTTAGAGCAAAAAAGGATGGGCACAGCAGGGGCGTTAAGCTTGCTAAAAGAGCGTCCAAGTGAGCCATTTTTTGTTATGAACGGTGATCTTCTTACAAATGTAAATTTCGAGCATATTTTTAACTATCACACGCTACATAAAGCCACAGCCACAATGTGCGTCAGAGAGTACGACTATGAGGTACCTTACGGCGTGGTAAAGATGAATGATAATAAAATAACTGCTATCGCAGAAAAACCAGTGCAGAAATTTTTTGTAAGTGCTGGGATATATATGCTCTCACCTGAAATTTTAGATCTTATTCCACAAGATGAGTTTTACGACATGCCTGTGCTATTTGAAAAGCTTATAAAATTAAGTAAAAATGTTATATCATTCCCGATCAGAGAGTATTGGCTTGACATCGGACGTATGGAAGAATATCAAAGAGCAAATGAAGAGTATAAAGAAGTTTTTTAA
- a CDS encoding cytidylyltransferase domain-containing protein, with protein MYKNNSFLAIVPARGGSKGLPGKNIKELCGKPLVAWSIEAGLKSKYVDEVMVSTDDEKIAEISKKYGANVPFLRPSELASDTATTFDAVKHTIDYYKNELKKEFDYIVLLEPTSPLREVCDIDMMIEKIIDNQKKFDSISSIGEVHEHPSIMKKIVENDSIVPFCKELEFTTRRQDNEKAYFPYGVAYIVKIKNFIEEKTFYTQRNTFYEIKRYQCYEIDDIYDFLAIENIMKYEWRLK; from the coding sequence ATGTATAAAAATAATAGTTTTTTAGCAATTGTACCGGCAAGAGGAGGCAGTAAGGGTTTGCCTGGAAAAAACATTAAAGAATTATGCGGAAAGCCACTTGTTGCGTGGAGCATAGAGGCTGGACTAAAAAGTAAATATGTAGATGAGGTCATGGTTAGCACTGACGATGAGAAAATTGCAGAAATTTCAAAAAAGTATGGCGCAAATGTCCCATTTTTAAGACCAAGTGAGTTGGCAAGTGATACCGCCACAACCTTTGATGCTGTAAAACACACTATAGATTATTATAAAAATGAATTAAAAAAAGAGTTTGACTATATCGTTTTATTAGAGCCTACATCGCCTTTGAGAGAAGTTTGTGATATAGATATGATGATAGAAAAAATCATAGATAATCAAAAAAAATTTGACTCAATATCTAGTATAGGGGAAGTGCACGAGCATCCATCTATCATGAAGAAAATTGTAGAAAATGATTCTATTGTACCATTTTGCAAGGAGCTCGAATTTACTACAAGGCGACAGGACAACGAAAAGGCATATTTTCCTTACGGGGTTGCTTATATAGTTAAAATAAAAAATTTCATAGAAGAAAAAACATTTTATACACAAAGAAATACTTTTTATGAGATAAAGAGATATCAATGCTATGAAATAGATGATATATATGATTTTTTAGCAATCGAAAATATAATGAAATACGAATGGAGGTTGAAATGA
- a CDS encoding GNAT family N-acetyltransferase, with protein sequence MILENEIIQLRPYILEKDNLTLRGQYLEWIQDYNNIEYINSISLLMNDSLDFIENSFNRFASKNSQGFFIYHKGSKKFLGTVKLDKIDFFRQSGEFGIMIGEQDFKRQNIGTFSMGLILDYSFRILGLHRIWGGCATNNTGMRKLFEKFNFKEEGRQRESIYVNGVHQDGVFYGLLRKEWKDEIR encoded by the coding sequence ATGATATTGGAAAATGAAATAATACAACTAAGACCATATATTTTAGAAAAAGATAATTTGACCCTAAGAGGGCAATATTTAGAATGGATACAAGATTACAATAATATAGAATATATTAATTCGATATCATTGCTAATGAATGATAGTTTAGATTTTATAGAAAATAGTTTTAATAGGTTCGCATCAAAAAATTCTCAGGGCTTTTTTATTTATCATAAAGGTAGTAAAAAATTTCTTGGTACAGTAAAACTAGACAAAATTGATTTTTTTAGGCAATCTGGAGAATTTGGCATAATGATTGGAGAGCAAGACTTCAAACGTCAAAACATAGGTACATTTTCAATGGGGTTAATTTTAGACTATTCTTTTAGAATACTTGGCCTACATAGGATATGGGGAGGGTGTGCTACAAATAATACTGGTATGCGAAAACTTTTTGAGAAATTTAATTTTAAAGAAGAGGGCAGACAAAGAGAAAGTATTTATGTTAATGGTGTTCATCAAGATGGTGTCTTTTATGGGCTATTAAGGAAAGAATGGAAGGATGAAATAAGATGA
- the asnB gene encoding asparagine synthase (glutamine-hydrolyzing): MCGILGTIPSSNETKFKSALNRLEHRGPDGFGIETIENSITLGHRRLAIVDLSDSAHQPMYDKTKRYCVIFNGEIYNFLEIKKELEAKGHTFCSSSDTEVLLYSYIEWGEECVLKFNGMWAFAIWDGQKKELFLSRDRFGKKPLFYAVIDGKFIFASEMKAIYPFLKEIRPSKDFHWMKDNIFSYEATEKCLIDGIKRFPFGHNGIYKNGNLKIKRYWNTLDNIAEPPKTYDAQVERFRELFLDACKIRMRSDVPIGTALSGGLDSSATISAMAHLSKSHIDYGKNDWRHAFVASFPGTPLDETHFAKMVVDHIGIEATYINIEPLKYWDNLEKYFYMFEDLYITSPIPMMATYGAVKKHGTTVTLDGHGADELFSGYGHLIEALWNSKFSIKNSIDILNTYQETLGNGSQFDRKSNFNIYVKFMIKKIVKIIFGKEFRSKDANHKNFNKLDSFSQQLYIIFHETILPTLLRNYDRYSMTNSVEIRMPFMDHRIVSFVTSLPYSSKFGNGYTKKLIRDAMDSYMPKEITWRKSKIGFNSPIVDWMQGDLKEWFLDTVHEKGFMESNLIDNPSELQSQILNIANKNTNSYVLAENSWKNLTPYIWEKAIKKFGASNNATN; this comes from the coding sequence ATGTGCGGAATATTAGGAACGATACCATCTTCAAATGAAACTAAATTTAAAAGTGCGTTAAATAGATTAGAGCATAGGGGTCCTGATGGTTTTGGGATAGAAACAATTGAAAATAGTATTACATTGGGACATAGAAGACTGGCTATTGTGGATTTGTCAGATAGCGCTCATCAGCCAATGTATGATAAAACAAAAAGATATTGTGTAATTTTTAATGGCGAGATATATAATTTTTTGGAAATTAAAAAAGAGTTAGAAGCAAAAGGGCATACATTTTGTTCATCATCAGACACAGAAGTTTTGCTTTATTCTTATATAGAGTGGGGTGAAGAGTGTGTCTTAAAATTTAACGGAATGTGGGCTTTTGCTATATGGGATGGTCAAAAAAAAGAGCTTTTTTTATCTAGAGATAGATTTGGCAAAAAACCACTTTTTTATGCTGTAATTGATGGTAAATTTATATTTGCCTCAGAAATGAAGGCTATCTATCCATTTTTAAAAGAGATAAGACCATCAAAAGATTTTCATTGGATGAAAGATAATATTTTTTCATATGAAGCAACCGAAAAATGTTTGATAGATGGAATTAAGAGATTCCCTTTCGGGCATAATGGAATTTATAAAAATGGGAATTTAAAAATAAAAAGATACTGGAATACTCTTGATAATATTGCGGAGCCACCAAAAACGTATGATGCTCAAGTAGAGCGATTTAGGGAATTGTTTTTAGACGCTTGTAAGATTAGGATGAGATCAGATGTACCTATAGGAACAGCCCTTAGTGGAGGGCTTGATAGTAGTGCAACCATTTCAGCCATGGCTCATCTATCAAAATCTCATATTGATTACGGCAAGAATGACTGGCGACATGCTTTTGTTGCATCTTTTCCAGGTACTCCACTTGATGAAACGCATTTTGCAAAAATGGTTGTTGATCATATAGGGATTGAAGCCACTTATATAAATATTGAGCCTCTTAAGTATTGGGATAACCTAGAAAAATATTTTTATATGTTTGAGGACTTGTATATAACTAGTCCTATTCCAATGATGGCTACATACGGAGCTGTAAAAAAACATGGAACGACAGTAACGTTAGATGGGCATGGAGCAGATGAGCTTTTTAGTGGCTATGGACATTTAATTGAAGCTTTATGGAATAGCAAATTTTCGATAAAAAATAGTATCGATATACTTAATACCTATCAAGAGACATTGGGAAATGGATCACAGTTTGATAGAAAAAGTAATTTTAATATATATGTTAAATTTATGATAAAGAAAATAGTAAAAATAATTTTTGGAAAAGAATTTAGGTCAAAAGATGCCAACCATAAAAATTTTAATAAACTTGATAGCTTTTCTCAGCAACTATATATAATTTTTCATGAAACAATATTGCCAACCTTGCTTAGGAATTACGATAGGTATTCTATGACAAATAGCGTAGAGATAAGGATGCCTTTTATGGATCATAGGATCGTCTCTTTTGTAACCTCTTTGCCATATTCTAGTAAATTTGGAAATGGCTATACAAAAAAGCTCATAAGAGATGCTATGGATTCTTACATGCCAAAAGAGATAACATGGAGAAAGTCTAAGATCGGATTTAACTCCCCAATAGTTGATTGGATGCAGGGCGATTTAAAGGAATGGTTTTTGGATACGGTTCATGAAAAAGGCTTTATGGAATCTAACTTGATAGACAATCCATCTGAGCTTCAAAGCCAAATTTTGAATATCGCAAATAAAAATACAAATAGCTATGTGTTGGCTGAAAATTCTTGGAAGAATTTAACACCATATATTTGGGAAAAAGCAATTAAAAAATTTGGAGCCAGCAATAATGCAACAAATTGA
- a CDS encoding N-acetyl sugar amidotransferase has product MSKIFWCKKCLNMSTRPRIEFNEDQICNACQWSEEKKSLNWDNRKKELIEIINKHKKSNGQYDCIVPVSGGKDSSYVSYKLKYEYGLNPLTVTVKPGIVFDIGEENLTNFISSGYDNITIRPNLKVLKQVDKIGLIEFGRPMLGWQTIIQAFIPKIARKFNIQMIFYGENGEIEYGGSTKNKNVPYGSFEFVKNILLSDTYNRILNSGIDKNDLEMYKFDEDFILGKSNVLSLYWSYFEPWDSYRNFKIAEKYCGLASKKSQEGSTYNDYSQNDTSLYDLHTYLMYLKFGFGRASQDAGIDIRRGAISRKEAIELVIKYDGIFPEIYLDGYLKYYDLTKEEFNNIIDKWANKDLFFKRDGVWTPKFEVGKDFQIG; this is encoded by the coding sequence ATGAGTAAAATTTTTTGGTGCAAAAAGTGCTTGAATATGTCTACTAGACCGAGAATTGAATTTAATGAAGATCAAATTTGCAATGCTTGTCAATGGAGTGAAGAAAAAAAATCTTTAAATTGGGATAATCGAAAAAAAGAATTGATAGAAATAATAAATAAACATAAAAAATCTAATGGTCAATACGATTGTATTGTTCCAGTTAGTGGCGGAAAGGATAGTTCTTATGTTTCATATAAGTTGAAATATGAATATGGTTTAAATCCTTTGACTGTAACGGTAAAGCCTGGAATAGTTTTTGATATTGGAGAAGAAAATCTAACAAATTTTATATCCTCGGGGTATGATAATATTACAATAAGACCAAATTTGAAAGTTTTAAAACAAGTTGATAAAATTGGACTTATTGAGTTTGGAAGACCAATGCTAGGGTGGCAAACAATTATACAAGCTTTTATCCCAAAAATAGCAAGAAAATTTAATATACAAATGATTTTTTATGGTGAAAATGGAGAAATAGAATATGGAGGTTCTACTAAAAACAAGAACGTGCCGTATGGAAGTTTTGAATTTGTTAAAAATATTTTGTTATCAGATACATACAATAGAATACTTAATAGTGGAATAGATAAAAATGACTTGGAAATGTATAAATTTGACGAGGATTTTATTCTTGGTAAAAGTAATGTGCTAAGTCTATATTGGTCTTATTTTGAACCTTGGGATTCATATAGAAATTTTAAAATAGCAGAAAAATATTGTGGTCTTGCTAGTAAGAAATCTCAGGAAGGCTCTACCTATAACGATTATTCACAAAACGACACAAGTTTATATGATTTACATACATATCTAATGTATTTAAAATTTGGTTTTGGCAGAGCTTCGCAGGACGCGGGTATTGATATTAGAAGAGGCGCTATTTCTAGAAAAGAAGCAATAGAGTTAGTGATTAAATACGATGGTATATTCCCAGAAATATATTTAGATGGGTATTTAAAGTATTACGATTTAACAAAGGAAGAGTTTAATAATATTATAGATAAATGGGCTAACAAAGATCTGTTCTTTAAAAGAGATGGTGTATGGACCCCTAAATTTGAAGTTGGAAAAGATTTTCAAATAGGTTAA
- a CDS encoding class I SAM-dependent methyltransferase — protein sequence MTRKIIGKFIPTRIKKQLNNFKILACDYSQYQTIQNWDCVDKFRNKIPWYTYPAIEFLNTFDFSEKSVFEFGSGNSSIYWAKMAKDVVSVEHDKEWFEKVNSSLSSNQTLLYREDSEEYEKSILDFNKKFDVVIIDGIRRPQCSNLIERCLNYQSEGGIVILDNSDWFRETSKYLREKLDLIEIDFHGFGPINDYTWTTSVFITRNFRFKPIDNIQPIFSVSAIKQSGE from the coding sequence GTGACTAGAAAGATAATAGGGAAATTTATTCCTACACGAATTAAAAAGCAATTGAATAATTTCAAAATATTGGCTTGTGATTATTCTCAATACCAAACCATACAAAACTGGGATTGTGTTGATAAATTCAGAAATAAAATACCTTGGTATACGTATCCCGCTATAGAATTCTTAAACACTTTTGATTTTTCTGAAAAATCTGTTTTTGAATTTGGAAGTGGTAACTCATCAATATACTGGGCTAAAATGGCCAAAGATGTGGTTTCTGTTGAACATGATAAAGAATGGTTTGAAAAAGTAAATTCTAGTCTCAGTAGTAATCAAACTTTATTATATAGAGAAGATAGTGAAGAGTACGAAAAATCTATATTAGATTTTAATAAAAAATTTGATGTAGTTATAATAGATGGTATCAGAAGACCTCAATGCTCAAATTTAATTGAAAGATGTTTAAATTATCAATCGGAGGGGGGTATTGTGATATTAGATAATTCTGATTGGTTTAGAGAAACATCAAAATATTTAAGAGAAAAACTAGACCTTATAGAGATAGATTTTCATGGTTTTGGTCCTATAAATGATTATACTTGGACGACTTCCGTATTTATAACAAGAAATTTTAGATTTAAGCCAATTGACAACATACAGCCTATTTTTTCTGTATCGGCCATTAAACAGAGCGGAGAATAA
- a CDS encoding Gfo/Idh/MocA family protein encodes MNFLVIGLGSMGKRRIRNLIALGYKDSIAGFEPRDDRRSEVERKYNIKTFDSLEKAMAEFVPDVFIVSTPPNMHMHYAYLAEKNNINCFIEASVVEAEKILELSKRIKDKKILIAPSCTMKYYPISIRIKELVNKKVIGKILNYNYQTGQYLPDWHPWEKIEDFYVSNSDTGGCREIVPFELTWLNDIFGDSTPLACVRKKITDINANIDDIYHCILEHSNNVLGNLTIEVVSRPRATREMRILGSDGEIVYSADNNELRYINTNMNNWNRTKFGTGTVESGYINPEEPYINELKDYINGIKEVKNGEVLTYPNRLEDDYRVLQNLYRLEEISEGRHDLSR; translated from the coding sequence ATGAATTTTTTAGTAATCGGTCTGGGTTCAATGGGCAAGAGAAGGATTAGAAATTTAATTGCGCTTGGTTATAAAGATAGTATTGCTGGTTTTGAGCCAAGAGATGATAGAAGGAGTGAAGTAGAAAGAAAATATAATATTAAAACTTTTGATAGCCTTGAAAAAGCAATGGCTGAATTTGTTCCAGATGTATTCATAGTATCTACTCCACCAAATATGCATATGCATTATGCATATTTGGCTGAAAAAAACAATATTAACTGTTTTATAGAAGCCTCTGTTGTTGAAGCTGAAAAAATTTTAGAATTGTCAAAAAGAATAAAAGATAAAAAAATTTTAATAGCACCATCTTGCACAATGAAATATTATCCTATTTCAATAAGAATAAAAGAGTTAGTTAATAAAAAAGTAATAGGTAAAATCCTTAATTATAACTATCAAACCGGTCAGTATTTGCCAGATTGGCACCCTTGGGAAAAAATAGAAGATTTTTATGTTTCAAATTCTGATACCGGTGGTTGTAGGGAAATAGTTCCATTTGAATTGACATGGTTAAATGATATTTTCGGTGACTCTACACCACTGGCGTGTGTGAGAAAAAAAATAACAGATATTAATGCTAATATAGATGATATATATCATTGTATTTTAGAACATTCAAATAATGTATTAGGAAATTTAACTATTGAAGTAGTATCAAGACCTAGAGCTACTAGAGAAATGAGAATATTGGGTTCAGATGGTGAGATAGTTTATAGTGCAGATAATAATGAACTCAGATATATAAATACCAATATGAATAATTGGAATAGGACAAAATTTGGTACAGGAACAGTAGAAAGCGGATATATTAATCCGGAGGAGCCATATATTAATGAGTTAAAAGATTATATAAATGGTATAAAAGAGGTTAAAAACGGAGAGGTGTTGACATACCCAAATAGGCTAGAAGATGATTATAGAGTATTGCAGAACTTATATAGACTAGAAGAAATAAGCGAGGGAAGACATGACTTATCAAGATAG
- a CDS encoding FkbM family methyltransferase yields the protein MSLQKICKKFLPKIVKEKIIEFRNNNLDGYATKSYSQEGEDMILRRLFGGQKFGFYVDVGAHHPKRFSNTYYFYKKGWRGINIDAMPGSMIAFDKFRPRDINIEKPISDKKQILTYYAFNEPALNTFSKELAVEYEKENYFIKFTRDIETTTLEDVLDRNLPKNQDIDFLSVDVEGLDFMVLKSNNFEKYKPKIVLIEILGNSFSEIENNKIADYLRQCGYSIFAKTVNTVFFINNGFKKDKPL from the coding sequence ATGTCACTACAAAAAATATGTAAAAAATTTTTGCCAAAAATAGTAAAAGAAAAGATTATCGAGTTTAGAAATAATAATTTAGATGGATATGCTACAAAGTCATATTCCCAAGAGGGTGAAGATATGATTTTGAGAAGGTTGTTTGGAGGACAGAAATTTGGTTTTTATGTAGATGTGGGCGCCCATCATCCCAAGCGTTTTTCAAATACATATTATTTTTATAAAAAAGGATGGAGAGGTATTAATATAGATGCCATGCCCGGCAGTATGATTGCTTTTGATAAATTTCGTCCAAGAGATATAAATATAGAAAAGCCAATCTCTGATAAAAAACAAATTTTAACCTACTATGCCTTTAATGAACCTGCTTTAAATACTTTTTCAAAGGAGTTAGCAGTAGAGTATGAAAAGGAAAATTATTTTATAAAATTTACAAGAGATATTGAAACTACAACACTTGAGGATGTTCTTGATAGAAATTTACCAAAAAACCAGGATATAGACTTTTTATCGGTAGATGTTGAAGGCTTAGATTTTATGGTTTTAAAATCTAATAATTTTGAAAAATATAAACCAAAAATAGTTTTGATAGAAATTCTAGGAAATAGTTTTAGTGAAATTGAAAACAATAAAATAGCTGATTATTTAAGGCAATGTGGCTATTCTATCTTTGCAAAGACTGTTAATACTGTATTTTTTATAAACAATGGTTTTAAAAAAGATAAGCCTTTATAG